From the genome of Athene noctua unplaced genomic scaffold, bAthNoc1.hap1.1 HAP1_HAP1_scaffold_31, whole genome shotgun sequence, one region includes:
- the LOC141974116 gene encoding protein Smaug homolog 2-like isoform X3: MKQSLLSWRPGSRTSSACRRASPSARLSDIPCHPPGRPQSLGSPAAPVRSVCPVPAATPRWSLRAPMLLEGHHLLSRGPKMQPPSRGRPGPRRLLRRTGTRPCTPPPAAAGRGEQLCPPSCTPARWSPPSRWCPAVPGEGDPNGCGGVTKPLCPPPPFGDHTPPSSQSSMASSGSEQTKKLAGGRNTCKEEGSGMKDVPSWLESLGLQKYTALFSQMTYEEMMRLTEHHLESQVTQECPQGRAAEDPPQHPEPAGAAKHLQGAGETAPHPDDTSDRAPPGATNAKDPTAPVPDGDIPGQFTRVMGKVCAQLLESRPYKKYITSYLQLLEQCLSHEAFTETQKKRLRCCGGKVQWLLRTFPLGADQQLAPGPACPPPGASPPRHGPGDQPHA; the protein is encoded by the exons atgaaacagtcacttttatcttggcgtccgggatcaagaacaagctctgcctgtaggagagccagcccctctgcgaggctctcagacataccctgccaccccccgggacggccgcagagccttggctctccggctgcgccagtaaggagcgtttgcccggtgccggcggcgaccCCCCGATGGAGCCTTCGTGCCCCGATGCTGCTCgagggccaccacctcctctcgaggggcccgaagatgcagccaccgagtcggggccgtcccggtccgcggcggctcctgaggagaacaggcacccgcccttgtacccccccaccagcagcagcgggccggggggagcag ctctgccctcccagctgcaccccagcccgctggagccctccctctcgctggtgcccggcagtgcccggggagggggacccgaatgggtgtgggggggtgacgaaacccctgtgcccccccccacctTTTGGGGACCACACCCCCCCGTCCTCCCAAAGCAGCATGGCTTCTTCAGGCAGTGAACAGACCAAGAAGCTGGCCGGCGGCCGCAACACCTGcaaggaggagggcagcggcatgaaag atgtcccctcctggctggagagcctggggctgcagaaatacacggcgcttttctcccaaatgacgtacgaggagatgatgaGGCTGACGGAGCATCACCTCGAGTCGCAGGTGACAcagg AATGTCCCCAGGGGCGCGCGGCAGAggatcctcctcagcatccagaaCCTGCGGGAGCGGCCAAGCATCTTCAAGGCGCTGGAGAAA ccgctccccaccCAGACGACACCTCCGacagggcccccccgggggccaCCAACGCCAAAGACCCCACAGCCCCTGTCCCTGACGGGGACATCCCGGGGCAgttcacccgtgtcatgggcaAAG tCTGCGCCCAGCTCCTGGAGTCGCGGCCATACAAGAAGTACATCACCAgttacctccagctcctggagcagtgcctgagccacgag gcgttcacagagacacagaagaagaGGCTCCGCTGCTGCGGGGGAAAGGTCCAGTGGCTGCTCCGCACCTTCCCACTCGGTGCCGATCAACAGCTCGCCCCAGGCCCTGCTTGCCCTcccccagg agcgtcccctccccggcacggacctggagatcagccccacgcctga
- the LOC141974116 gene encoding protein Smaug homolog 2-like isoform X1: MKQSLLSWRPGSRTSSACRRASPSARLSDIPCHPPGRPQSLGSPAAPVRSVCPVPAATPRWSLRAPMLLEGHHLLSRGPKMQPPSRGRPGPRRLLRRTGTRPCTPPPAAAGRGEQLCPPSCTPARWSPPSRWCPAVPGEGDPNGCGGVTKPLCPPPPFGDHTPPSSQSSMASSGSEQTKKLAGGRNTCKEEGSGMKDVPSWLESLGLQKYTALFSQMTYEEMMRLTEHHLESQNVPRGARQRILLSIQNLRERPSIFKALEKRILWGGSLWPVLQELQQIIVTPIKAFRPPPAAPHPDDTSDRAPPGATNAKDPTAPVPDGDIPGQFTRVMGKVCAQLLESRPYKKYITSYLQLLEQCLSHEAFTETQKKRLRCCGGKVQWLLRTFPLGADQQLAPGPACPPPGASPPRHGPGDQPHA, translated from the exons atgaaacagtcacttttatcttggcgtccgggatcaagaacaagctctgcctgtaggagagccagcccctctgcgaggctctcagacataccctgccaccccccgggacggccgcagagccttggctctccggctgcgccagtaaggagcgtttgcccggtgccggcggcgaccCCCCGATGGAGCCTTCGTGCCCCGATGCTGCTCgagggccaccacctcctctcgaggggcccgaagatgcagccaccgagtcggggccgtcccggtccgcggcggctcctgaggagaacaggcacccgcccttgtacccccccaccagcagcagcgggccggggggagcag ctctgccctcccagctgcaccccagcccgctggagccctccctctcgctggtgcccggcagtgcccggggagggggacccgaatgggtgtgggggggtgacgaaacccctgtgcccccccccacctTTTGGGGACCACACCCCCCCGTCCTCCCAAAGCAGCATGGCTTCTTCAGGCAGTGAACAGACCAAGAAGCTGGCCGGCGGCCGCAACACCTGcaaggaggagggcagcggcatgaaag atgtcccctcctggctggagagcctggggctgcagaaatacacggcgcttttctcccaaatgacgtacgaggagatgatgaGGCTGACGGAGCATCACCTCGAGTCGCAG AATGTCCCCAGGGGCGCGCGGCAGAggatcctcctcagcatccagaaCCTGCGGGAGCGGCCAAGCATCTTCAAGGCGCTGGAGAAA CGCATCCTATGGGGGGGCAGCCTGTGGCCGGTGCTTCAGGAGCTCCAACAGATcatagtgacccccattaaagcctttcgcccccccccagccgctccccaccCAGACGACACCTCCGacagggcccccccgggggccaCCAACGCCAAAGACCCCACAGCCCCTGTCCCTGACGGGGACATCCCGGGGCAgttcacccgtgtcatgggcaAAG tCTGCGCCCAGCTCCTGGAGTCGCGGCCATACAAGAAGTACATCACCAgttacctccagctcctggagcagtgcctgagccacgag gcgttcacagagacacagaagaagaGGCTCCGCTGCTGCGGGGGAAAGGTCCAGTGGCTGCTCCGCACCTTCCCACTCGGTGCCGATCAACAGCTCGCCCCAGGCCCTGCTTGCCCTcccccagg agcgtcccctccccggcacggacctggagatcagccccacgcctga
- the LOC141974116 gene encoding protein Smaug homolog 2-like isoform X2: MKQSLLSWRPGSRTSSACRRASPSARLSDIPCHPPGRPQSLGSPAAPVRSVCPVPAATPRWSLRAPMLLEGHHLLSRGPKMQPPSRGRPGPRRLLRRTGTRPCTPPPAAAGRGEQLCPPSCTPARWSPPSRWCPAVPGEGDPNGCGGVTKPLCPPPPFGDHTPPSSQSSMASSGSEQTKKLAGGRNTCKEEGSGMKDVPSWLESLGLQKYTALFSQMTYEEMMRLTEHHLESQNVPRGARQRILLSIQNLRERPSIFKALEKRILWGGSLWPVLQELQQIIVTPIKAFRPPPAAPHPDDTSDRAPPGATNAKDPTAPVPDGDIPGQFTRVMGKVCAQLLESRPYKKYITSYLQLLEQCLSHEAFTETQKKRLRCCGGKVQWLLRTFPLGADQQLAPGPACPPPGWLRQDLTI; the protein is encoded by the exons atgaaacagtcacttttatcttggcgtccgggatcaagaacaagctctgcctgtaggagagccagcccctctgcgaggctctcagacataccctgccaccccccgggacggccgcagagccttggctctccggctgcgccagtaaggagcgtttgcccggtgccggcggcgaccCCCCGATGGAGCCTTCGTGCCCCGATGCTGCTCgagggccaccacctcctctcgaggggcccgaagatgcagccaccgagtcggggccgtcccggtccgcggcggctcctgaggagaacaggcacccgcccttgtacccccccaccagcagcagcgggccggggggagcag ctctgccctcccagctgcaccccagcccgctggagccctccctctcgctggtgcccggcagtgcccggggagggggacccgaatgggtgtgggggggtgacgaaacccctgtgcccccccccacctTTTGGGGACCACACCCCCCCGTCCTCCCAAAGCAGCATGGCTTCTTCAGGCAGTGAACAGACCAAGAAGCTGGCCGGCGGCCGCAACACCTGcaaggaggagggcagcggcatgaaag atgtcccctcctggctggagagcctggggctgcagaaatacacggcgcttttctcccaaatgacgtacgaggagatgatgaGGCTGACGGAGCATCACCTCGAGTCGCAG AATGTCCCCAGGGGCGCGCGGCAGAggatcctcctcagcatccagaaCCTGCGGGAGCGGCCAAGCATCTTCAAGGCGCTGGAGAAA CGCATCCTATGGGGGGGCAGCCTGTGGCCGGTGCTTCAGGAGCTCCAACAGATcatagtgacccccattaaagcctttcgcccccccccagccgctccccaccCAGACGACACCTCCGacagggcccccccgggggccaCCAACGCCAAAGACCCCACAGCCCCTGTCCCTGACGGGGACATCCCGGGGCAgttcacccgtgtcatgggcaAAG tCTGCGCCCAGCTCCTGGAGTCGCGGCCATACAAGAAGTACATCACCAgttacctccagctcctggagcagtgcctgagccacgag gcgttcacagagacacagaagaagaGGCTCCGCTGCTGCGGGGGAAAGGTCCAGTGGCTGCTCCGCACCTTCCCACTCGGTGCCGATCAACAGCTCGCCCCAGGCCCTGCTTGCCCTcccccagg atggctcagacaagacctcaccatctga
- the LOC141974117 gene encoding transcription elongation factor SPT5-like isoform X5: MATESSSSSAASNLPWSRGHGWARDPGDCKARGPCRSPRAQPAKELCAILGTTRRCRLWDSPSPSPVVNRSMTPTAPPLRWYNPHTPGSGIEQSSSDWVTTDILVKVRDTYPDSQAAGQIGVIRSVTGGMCAVYLRDSEEVVSISSEHLEPVTPTKSNKVKVILGMHREYTGTLLCRDREYGIVRMDFEDRYRIFRLNFLGKLMED, encoded by the exons aaagctccagcagctcagcagcgagTAACCTGCCCTGGAGCCGAGGTCACGGCTGggcaagggaccctggggactgcaaggccagaggcCCCTGTCGGAGCCCTCGGGCACAGCCAGCTAAAGAGCTCTGCGCGATCCTAGGAACGACCCGGAGGTGTCGCCTGTGG gacagccccagTCCCAGCCCGGTGGTCAACAGATCCAtgacccctacagccccccccctGCGGTGGTACAACCCCCACACCCCCGGCTCGGGgatcgagcagagctccagcgactgggtgaccaccgacatcctggtgaaggtccgtgacacctacccggaCAGTCAGGCAGCGGGACAGATCGGCGTCATCCGCAGCGTcacg ggTGGGATGTGCGCTGTCTACCTGAGGGACAGCGAGGAGgtggtgagcatctccagcgAGCACCTGGAGCCCGTCACCCCCACCAAGAGCAACAAG gtcAAGGTGATCCTGGGGATGCACCGTGAATACACCGGGACCCTGCTCTGCAGGGACCGAGAGTACGGGATTGTCCGCATGGATTTCGAGGACAGGTACAGGATCTTCAGGCTCAACTTCCtcggcaaactgatggaagattga